Proteins encoded in a region of the Zea mays cultivar B73 chromosome 4, Zm-B73-REFERENCE-NAM-5.0, whole genome shotgun sequence genome:
- the LOC103654132 gene encoding CRIB domain-containing protein RIC5: MKGLLKGLRYISQIFGDAKEPEMQIGKPTDVKHVAHIGWDNASVTAPSWMDEFKASPGTARGSDPEPSQPGGSEGCGEEQAGGGEDGGGKAERPRRARGNKGSGGNEPAKRRDCAAEGLRRDRRVAKAADAAEGAEGQGDAAAAAPKQRRRKPRAASGGRSKSSSGGAAASDSAGAPPDEDDRCGC, from the exons ATGAAGGGCCTTCTCAAGGGCCTCCGATACATCTCGCAAATTTTTG GAGATGCGAAGGAGCCGGAGATGCAGATCGGGAAGCCGACCGACGTGAAGCACGTGGCGCACATCGGCTGGGACAACGCCTCCGTCACCGCGCCCAGCTGG ATGGACGAATTCAAGGCTTCGCCGGGGACGGCGAGAGGCAGCgatcctgagccctcgcagcccggTGGATCGGAAGGATGCGGAGAGGAGCAGGCCGGAGGAGGAGAAGACGGCGGCGGCAAGGCGGAGCGGCCGCGGAGGGCGAGGGGGAACAAGGGGTCGGGCGGCAACGAGCCGGCGAAGCGGCGGGACTGCGCGGCCGAGGGGTTGCGGCGCGACCGGCGGGTCGCGAAGGCGGCGGACGCGGCAGAGGGCGCCGAGGGCCAGGGGgacgccgcggcggcggcgccgaagCAGCGGCGGAGGAAGCCCCGGGCGGCGTCCGGGGGCAGGTCCAAGTCATCGTCGGGAGGCGCCGCCGCCTCGGACTCGGCGGGGGCGCCGCCGGACGAGGACGATCGCTGCGGCTGTTGA